One Desulfurobacteriaceae bacterium genomic window, GAGATATCTGAAAAGACCAGACCGTTAAATTTATTTTTAAGCTGCTCAAACCTTTCTATTTCAGAAGGCTCTATGGAGGATTTAAGGTCTTCAATCTCTTTCAGAAGTTTTTCCTTTTTCCTCTTTAAGATTTCCACTTCTGAAGAGATCTCCTCAATCTCCTCTTTTAACTTCTGAATCTCAGGTGAAAACTGCTCT contains:
- a CDS encoding C4-type zinc ribbon domain-containing protein, which encodes EQFSPEIQKLKEEIEEISSEVEILKRKKEKLLKEIEDLKSSIEPSEIERFEQLKNKFNGLVFSDISSGACEGCGMTYSPAEYRELIKNLTPGKSKCPYCGRFIYSRKLVKA